The Plasmodium knowlesi strain H genome assembly, chromosome: 14 region aaagcaCTGACGTGTTCCCTTCTTCCATGAGTAAAATATAATAGCCAGCGCATCGACATCTTctacgcgaaaaaaaaaaaaaaaaaaaaaaaaaaaaaactagctAAAAAACCACGTTGAGTAAAaattgttactttttttttttttttttttttttttttttgtcttcaccGGTTTAGACAGAGGCGAGAAATATTTGTTCCCTTCACAGGTAATACGATTAGAAGTACCTCTTTACCATAATGGGGGGGGTAGAGAGAGATTCACTATAACGCACTTTTCAGAATGTCCCGCAAATTATTGTAATGAGCTAGCCGTATTTGAAAAGTCCTAAAATAATACAGTATAATGTGTAACCACGAGCAAATGTGGATAGGTTCTAAAAAGTAAGGCTACCTAAACGAGAGGAACTACTTGGGGACGCATTGGATTACACCGCTTGAGAAATGTAACACTGGGTAATGGGCATACAGGTGTGGTAGAAACATTTGAGATTTTGATATATGAAACGTGGGAAACAGAGCGAAAACATGCCTAGTAAAGTGACCGCAGTGAACTCATAACAAACGAAGATTCCATCATCCTGTACCCGATTCACTGCATTTGTGCAGTTCATTCCTTTTGTATACTCCCCTGCTTGTTTAAGATGCACCTGGGTCGCGCGAAGAATACCGAGGAGGACTTCCTGTGCAAGGGGGAGTATAAACAGGTGTACCTGTGCCTGGACCGAAGCGAAGGCAATGACGCAGTCAAAATAGACATCAGTTACGATAACAATATTCACGATATTCTACAGCTCGGTagagaaaaatacaacacACAAGGAGAGTACATCACAGACTCTTGCGGAAATATTATACACTCAATTAGAGATATAATTGATGGAGACACTCTCTACCTAAAGGATCGAAGAGAGAAATTAGCCATTCATGGTAAGCTCAAAAATAACTTAATAGTAAATGATTATATCGTCCAAAAAAGAATCGGTTCAGGTGGCTTTGGAATTGTCTTCCAAGGTATACATATCCAGACAAAGCAAAAAGTAGCCCTGAAATTTATCCCCAAAAGTAACTTCCTAGATGTGACAGATGTCCATAGAGTCTTCATAGAAATACAAACGTTACGTGGTCTCATTCATAacaatataataaaaatgtatgatGTGAATCATTTCGAAAATTATGTTTGTCTAATTATGGAGTATGCTATTAATGGagacttaaaaaattatatacttAAGAATAATGGCTACCTATCGGAGAAGGAAGCTCACGATCTCTTCATCCAAATAATTAGAGGCGTATACTATTGTCATTCTAAACACATTGTCCATCGAGATTTAAaacttgaaaatattttactcGATA contains the following coding sequences:
- a CDS encoding serine/threonine protein kinase PK9, putative; amino-acid sequence: MHLGRAKNTEEDFLCKGEYKQVYLCLDRSEGNDAVKIDISYDNNIHDILQLGREKYNTQGEYITDSCGNIIHSIRDIIDGDTLYLKDRREKLAIHGKLKNNLIVNDYIVQKRIGSGGFGIVFQGIHIQTKQKVALKFIPKSNFLDVTDVHRVFIEIQTLRGLIHNNIIKMYDVNHFENYVCLIMEYAINGDLKNYILKNNGYLSEKEAHDLFIQIIRGVYYCHSKHIVHRDLKLENILLDKNMTCKIADFGLSDFVNVDQNIKTEAGTKAYIAPEIIFNQTINYSVFKLDIWSLGILLYIMTQGFPPFKYAENNDIKYFDSSTLNYPNDISDDLKNLISLMLNVDPNKRPIIVEILNHRWFGKYVQTG